The Aureimonas mangrovi genome includes a region encoding these proteins:
- a CDS encoding DUF1489 family protein, with the protein MALHLIKLCVGADSVEDLQSFVDERLRSAQLAGQVAESGHVTRVSPKRAEEVLAGGSLYWVIRGHVQVRQTILRFDPVEGADGIQRCRIVLDPTLRLTNWLPRRPFQGWRYLKPDDAPADLGASGAEVDEIPVHLRRELVELGLL; encoded by the coding sequence ATGGCGCTCCATCTCATCAAGCTGTGCGTCGGCGCCGACAGCGTCGAGGATCTCCAGTCGTTCGTCGACGAGAGGCTGCGGTCGGCGCAACTGGCTGGCCAGGTGGCCGAAAGCGGCCATGTCACGCGCGTCAGCCCCAAGCGGGCAGAGGAGGTCCTCGCCGGCGGGTCCCTCTACTGGGTCATCCGAGGCCATGTGCAGGTCCGCCAGACGATTCTCCGGTTCGATCCGGTGGAGGGGGCGGACGGCATCCAACGCTGCCGTATCGTGCTCGACCCGACCCTTCGCCTGACGAACTGGCTGCCGCGTCGCCCCTTCCAGGGTTGGCGCTATCTCAAGCCTGACGATGCTCCGGCCGACCTCGGGGCTTCCGGTGCAGAGGTCGACGAGATTCCCGTGCATCTGCGCAGGGAACTGGTGGAACTCGGGCTTTTGTGA
- a CDS encoding VWA domain-containing protein yields MAREINAKAQTSPAEVSTRGEIDRFLERAASSAAGNNRLIFALDATMSRQPTWDRACRLQAEMFDVVGEGDLAVQLVYFRGYRECRSSPFVTEGARLRDLMTRIDCRGGRTQIGRVLAHAASEARRSRLGALIYIGDAMEEDADALCALAGELGVAGVPIFVFQDSGDRATETVFREIARLSRGAYFKLEEGAADALRRLLRAVATFVTQGPVALEKDSSPEGRLLLAQLRGPGGTGR; encoded by the coding sequence ATGGCGCGCGAGATCAATGCGAAGGCGCAGACGTCGCCGGCCGAGGTCTCGACCCGCGGCGAGATCGACCGGTTCCTTGAACGCGCCGCGTCGAGCGCGGCCGGAAACAACCGTTTGATCTTCGCTCTCGACGCGACGATGAGCCGCCAGCCGACATGGGACCGCGCCTGCCGCCTCCAGGCAGAGATGTTTGACGTCGTCGGCGAGGGCGACCTCGCCGTCCAGCTTGTCTATTTCCGCGGCTATCGCGAATGCCGCTCTTCGCCCTTCGTTACCGAGGGCGCCCGGCTGCGCGACCTGATGACGCGGATCGACTGCCGCGGCGGACGCACGCAGATCGGCCGTGTCCTAGCCCATGCCGCCTCCGAGGCGCGTCGCAGCCGGTTGGGCGCACTCATCTATATCGGCGATGCCATGGAGGAGGATGCGGACGCGCTGTGCGCGCTGGCTGGAGAACTCGGCGTCGCGGGGGTCCCGATCTTCGTCTTCCAGGATAGCGGCGACCGCGCCACCGAAACGGTCTTTCGTGAGATCGCACGGCTTTCGCGCGGGGCGTATTTCAAGCTCGAGGAGGGGGCGGCCGATGCACTGCGGCGTCTCCTGCGCGCCGTCGCGACCTTCGTCACGCAAGGCCCCGTGGCGCTAGAAAAGGACTCGTCCCCGGAAGGGCGCCTTCTACTGGCGCAGTTGCGCGGGCCCGGGGGAACAGGCCGTTGA
- a CDS encoding DnaJ domain-containing protein produces MTFLLVVAGVVFLVATLRLLLVTPPEKLATFLRTAGPAAVIAAGAGLTLTGRGAIGLPLAAFGMAALRRGWNARPVPIGGGRPPTTVRSRFLEMTLDHDSGDLDGVVLGGQMEGARLSALRETDLRTLQRELAADTESLRLLEAYLDRRLPGWRDDAKARAGDGLGRTPGSGSMTQQEAHEILGLEPGATLAEIREAHRRLMKGVHPDRGGSALLAARINEAKAFLVERHR; encoded by the coding sequence TTGACGTTTCTGCTCGTCGTCGCCGGCGTCGTATTCCTCGTCGCGACGCTGCGGCTGCTCCTCGTTACGCCACCCGAAAAACTCGCGACGTTCCTTCGAACTGCCGGACCGGCGGCTGTCATCGCGGCCGGTGCCGGGCTGACGCTGACGGGACGTGGTGCGATAGGACTGCCGCTCGCCGCCTTCGGCATGGCGGCGCTCCGTCGAGGCTGGAATGCGCGTCCGGTCCCCATCGGCGGTGGCCGTCCACCGACGACGGTCAGGAGCCGGTTCCTCGAGATGACCCTCGACCACGACAGTGGCGACCTGGACGGCGTGGTTCTCGGAGGGCAGATGGAGGGCGCCCGCCTTTCGGCCTTGCGCGAGACAGACCTGCGGACGCTCCAGCGCGAGCTCGCGGCCGATACGGAGAGCCTACGCCTTCTGGAAGCGTATCTTGACCGCCGCCTGCCCGGATGGCGCGACGACGCGAAGGCGCGTGCGGGCGACGGGCTGGGACGCACGCCAGGCTCTGGCTCCATGACACAGCAGGAGGCTCACGAGATCCTTGGCCTTGAGCCGGGAGCGACCCTCGCGGAAATCCGCGAGGCGCATCGACGCCTGATGAAGGGGGTGCATCCCGACCGTGGCGGCAGCGCTCTGCTGGCGGCCCGTATCAACGAGGCGAAGGCTTTCCTGGTCGAGCGTCATCGCTGA
- a CDS encoding D-alanyl-D-alanine carboxypeptidase: protein MPTTTPFMTLLTRQIGRMLAVAAIGTGIVVQAPAAAEANPRYAAIVIDANNGKVLFDRYADEPRYPASLTKMMTLYLAFEALETGRARRTTQMKVSAYAAGRPPSKLGLKAGSTISLDDAMHALVTRSANDAAVVIAEFLGGTETRFAEMMTAKARSLGMARTTFRNAHGLPNPEQRTTARDMATLGIALREHFPQYYEIFNTRSFTYRGQTIGNHNRVLGRVQGADGLKTGYINASGFNLASSVVRGNKKLVAVVMGGRTSRTRDDHMVELLNRYIPQASEGRGGPLIASWSPSSRGGAVTAHSQVAAALPTSVPVPTLRAANVDATSIDARVASAYGSTAASAVDEALRSPGGRPLLGRDALRQALNSQVEMPRMEIPTANALAPMNSAPRAPSYSNGGPVPRAPIPSVGIDRGTTGSIEPQAMLESPIAASLAVAPATSLSPWVVQIAATPAEATAMDMLGEAKMRGGDALASAEPFTETVEAGSQTLYRARFSGFATKDDANAACDALKRSAYACYTIAAN from the coding sequence GTGCCCACGACGACCCCCTTCATGACGCTTCTCACCCGCCAAATCGGTCGCATGCTGGCAGTCGCCGCGATAGGCACGGGCATCGTCGTTCAGGCGCCCGCGGCCGCGGAGGCCAATCCTCGTTACGCGGCCATCGTCATCGACGCCAACAACGGCAAGGTTCTTTTCGATCGCTACGCCGACGAGCCGCGCTATCCTGCGTCGCTCACGAAGATGATGACGCTCTATCTGGCCTTTGAGGCGCTCGAGACCGGTCGCGCCCGTCGCACGACGCAAATGAAGGTCTCAGCCTACGCCGCCGGGCGCCCGCCGTCCAAACTCGGCCTGAAGGCCGGCTCGACGATCTCGCTCGACGATGCAATGCACGCCCTCGTCACCCGCTCGGCCAATGACGCTGCGGTCGTCATCGCAGAATTCCTTGGCGGCACGGAAACGCGCTTTGCGGAGATGATGACCGCCAAGGCCCGCAGCCTGGGCATGGCGCGCACCACCTTCCGCAACGCGCACGGCCTACCGAACCCGGAGCAGCGTACGACGGCGCGCGACATGGCGACCCTCGGCATCGCGCTGCGCGAGCATTTTCCGCAGTATTACGAGATCTTCAACACGCGCTCCTTCACCTATCGCGGCCAGACCATCGGCAATCACAACCGCGTCCTCGGCCGCGTGCAAGGCGCTGACGGCCTGAAGACCGGCTACATCAACGCGTCCGGCTTCAACCTCGCCTCCTCGGTCGTGCGGGGCAACAAGAAGCTCGTCGCTGTGGTCATGGGCGGGCGTACGTCGCGCACGCGCGACGACCACATGGTCGAGCTCCTCAACCGCTATATCCCGCAGGCGAGCGAAGGACGCGGCGGCCCGCTCATCGCCTCCTGGTCACCCTCCTCGCGCGGTGGCGCCGTCACCGCCCATTCGCAGGTGGCTGCGGCGTTGCCGACGAGCGTCCCGGTTCCGACTCTTCGCGCCGCCAACGTCGATGCCACCTCTATCGACGCGCGCGTCGCGAGCGCCTACGGCTCGACGGCTGCCAGCGCGGTCGACGAAGCTCTTCGGAGCCCCGGCGGGCGCCCCCTCCTCGGCCGGGACGCGCTTCGTCAGGCGCTCAACTCGCAGGTCGAGATGCCGCGCATGGAGATCCCGACGGCCAACGCGCTCGCTCCAATGAATTCCGCGCCCCGTGCCCCAAGCTACAGCAATGGCGGCCCGGTACCCCGTGCGCCCATCCCGTCTGTCGGCATCGACCGCGGGACCACGGGCTCCATCGAGCCGCAGGCCATGCTTGAGTCTCCGATCGCGGCGAGCCTGGCCGTCGCTCCTGCCACATCGCTCTCGCCCTGGGTTGTCCAGATTGCGGCCACGCCCGCCGAGGCGACCGCGATGGATATGCTCGGCGAGGCCAAGATGCGCGGCGGCGATGCTCTCGCTTCGGCCGAGCCGTTCACCGAAACCGTGGAGGCCGGCTCGCAGACGCTCTACCGCGCCCGCTTTTCCGGCTTCGCCACCAAGGACGACGCCAACGCGGCGTGCGATGCGCTCAAGCGCAGCGCCTACGCCTGCTACACGATCGCCGCCAACTGA
- a CDS encoding phasin family protein codes for MTFFDEANTAGKEAMDNGLKSFSAMTKGFQQIAAQSTDFAKQSYEHSAQMFDQLSRARSLDKAMEVHGTFAKDAYERWVSQTTRVSELCAEAMREAYQPFEQTVAATAARAQTTARAA; via the coding sequence ATGACCTTCTTCGATGAAGCCAATACCGCAGGTAAGGAAGCGATGGATAACGGGTTGAAGTCGTTCTCTGCGATGACGAAGGGCTTCCAGCAGATCGCCGCGCAGTCGACCGACTTTGCCAAGCAGTCCTACGAGCACTCCGCACAGATGTTCGATCAGCTCTCGCGGGCCCGTTCGCTGGACAAGGCGATGGAGGTGCACGGCACGTTCGCCAAGGATGCCTACGAGCGCTGGGTGAGCCAGACGACGCGCGTCTCCGAGCTCTGCGCCGAAGCGATGCGCGAGGCCTATCAGCCGTTCGAACAGACGGTGGCGGCGACGGCCGCCAGGGCCCAGACGACCGCCCGCGCAGCTTGA
- the clpS gene encoding ATP-dependent Clp protease adapter ClpS: protein MNDPQGLAAAQAARAQAGKNDDDGADRGTSVITRTRTKTKRPSLYRVLLLNDDYTPMEFVIHVLERFFQKDREAATRIMLHVHQHGVGECGVYTYEVAETKVTQVMDFARQHQHPLQCVMEKN from the coding sequence ATGAACGATCCGCAAGGGCTCGCGGCCGCACAGGCGGCGCGGGCGCAGGCCGGGAAGAACGACGACGACGGCGCCGATCGCGGCACGTCGGTCATCACGCGCACGCGCACCAAGACAAAGAGGCCGAGCCTTTACAGGGTGCTGCTTCTGAACGACGATTACACTCCGATGGAGTTCGTTATTCACGTGCTTGAGCGCTTCTTCCAGAAGGATCGTGAGGCGGCCACCCGGATCATGTTGCACGTGCATCAGCACGGCGTGGGCGAGTGCGGTGTCTATACATACGAGGTAGCGGAGACCAAGGTCACGCAGGTCATGGATTTCGCCCGCCAGCATCAACATCCGCTTCAATGCGTGATGGAAAAGAATTGA
- the clpA gene encoding ATP-dependent Clp protease ATP-binding subunit ClpA — MPTFSQSLEKSLHQALTLANERHQEFATLEHLLLALLEDKDAAAVMKGCSVDLDMLRAALTEYIDTELANLVTGHDEDSKPTAGFHRVIQRAVIHVQSSGREEVTGANVLVAIFAERESHAAFFLQEQEMTRYDAVNFISHGISKRPGGAESRPVRGAEEEQSTMGQDEEGRRKEKQDALSAYCVNLNEKAKTGRIDPLIGRASEINRTIQVLCRRSKNNPLYVGDPGVGKTAIAEGLAKRIVEGDVPDVLADATIFSLDMGTLLAGTRYRGDFEERLKQVVKELEEYPGAVLFIDEIHTVIGAGATSGGAMDASNLLKPALSSGAIRCIGSTTYKEYRQFFEKDRALVRRFQKIDVAEPSVDDAVSILKGLKPYFEDFHRVKFTNEAIRSAVELSARYINDRKLPDKAIDVIDETGASQMLLPESRRKKQIGIKEIEATVATMARIPPKTVSKDDEEVLVNLNAQLKRVVYGQDSAIEALSSAIKLARAGLREPEKPIGSYLFSGPTGVGKTEVAKQLASSLGVELLRFDMSEYMERHTVSRLIGAPPGYVGFDQGGLLTDGVDQHPHCVLLLDEIEKAHPDLFNILLQVMDHGKLTDHNGKRIDFRNVILIMTTNAGASEASKAAIGFGSSRRTGDDIEAINRLFTPEFRNRLDAIIPFGPLPTPVIHEVVQKFVMQLEAQLSERGVTFELEPEAIAWLADKGYDEQMGARPLGRVIQEYVKKPLADEVLFGKLKRGGIVKVSVLDGEDGRKLHLESIADESPARPRKGDGARRRSKAQENEADGDEDAEGAGAPAAGEGDLALMEPKTKGSKRSGTVPKIPRKSS; from the coding sequence TTGCCGACATTTTCCCAAAGCCTGGAGAAGTCTCTCCATCAGGCGCTGACGCTGGCCAATGAGCGTCATCAGGAGTTCGCGACGCTCGAGCACCTCCTCCTCGCCCTCCTCGAGGACAAGGATGCGGCGGCGGTGATGAAAGGGTGCAGCGTCGATCTCGACATGCTGCGCGCTGCACTGACCGAGTACATCGACACGGAACTCGCCAATCTCGTCACCGGGCATGACGAGGATTCCAAGCCGACAGCCGGCTTCCACCGCGTGATCCAGCGTGCGGTCATTCACGTGCAATCGTCGGGCCGGGAGGAGGTGACGGGAGCCAACGTGCTCGTCGCCATCTTCGCCGAGCGCGAGAGCCACGCGGCCTTCTTCCTGCAGGAGCAGGAGATGACCCGCTACGACGCCGTCAACTTCATCTCCCACGGGATTTCCAAGCGCCCCGGCGGCGCCGAGAGCCGGCCCGTGCGCGGGGCAGAGGAAGAGCAGTCGACCATGGGGCAGGACGAGGAAGGACGACGCAAGGAGAAGCAGGACGCCCTCTCGGCCTACTGCGTGAATCTCAACGAGAAGGCCAAGACCGGCCGCATCGACCCGCTGATCGGGCGGGCGAGCGAGATCAATCGCACGATCCAGGTCCTGTGCCGCCGCTCGAAGAACAACCCGCTCTACGTGGGCGATCCGGGCGTCGGCAAGACCGCCATCGCGGAAGGGCTCGCCAAGCGCATCGTCGAGGGTGACGTTCCGGACGTGCTCGCCGACGCGACGATCTTCTCGCTGGACATGGGCACGCTTCTTGCCGGCACGCGCTACCGCGGCGACTTCGAGGAGCGGCTGAAGCAGGTCGTCAAGGAGCTCGAGGAGTATCCGGGCGCCGTCCTGTTCATCGACGAGATCCACACGGTGATTGGCGCCGGCGCAACGTCCGGTGGCGCGATGGACGCCTCGAACCTTCTGAAGCCGGCGCTGTCCTCCGGGGCGATCCGCTGCATCGGCTCGACGACCTACAAGGAGTACCGCCAGTTCTTCGAGAAGGACCGCGCCCTGGTGCGGCGCTTCCAGAAGATCGATGTCGCCGAGCCGTCCGTCGACGATGCGGTCTCGATCCTGAAGGGGCTGAAGCCCTATTTCGAGGACTTCCATCGCGTGAAGTTCACGAACGAGGCGATCCGCTCGGCAGTGGAGCTTTCCGCGCGCTACATCAACGACCGCAAGCTGCCGGACAAGGCGATCGACGTGATCGACGAGACCGGCGCGTCGCAGATGCTGTTGCCCGAATCGCGTCGCAAGAAGCAGATCGGCATCAAGGAGATCGAGGCGACCGTCGCGACGATGGCGCGGATCCCGCCCAAGACCGTCTCGAAGGACGACGAGGAGGTGCTGGTCAACCTCAACGCCCAGCTCAAGCGCGTGGTCTACGGCCAGGATTCGGCGATCGAGGCTTTGTCGTCCGCCATCAAGCTGGCGCGGGCCGGCCTGCGCGAGCCCGAGAAGCCAATCGGCTCCTACCTCTTCTCCGGCCCCACCGGCGTCGGCAAGACGGAGGTGGCCAAGCAGTTGGCTTCCTCGCTCGGCGTCGAACTCCTGCGCTTCGACATGTCGGAGTACATGGAGAGGCACACGGTCTCGCGCCTCATTGGAGCGCCTCCGGGCTATGTCGGCTTCGACCAGGGGGGCCTCCTGACCGATGGCGTCGACCAGCACCCGCACTGCGTGCTCCTGCTCGACGAAATCGAGAAGGCGCATCCGGATCTGTTCAACATCCTCCTGCAGGTGATGGACCACGGGAAGCTGACCGACCACAACGGCAAGCGCATCGACTTCCGCAACGTCATCCTCATCATGACGACGAATGCGGGTGCGTCCGAAGCCTCGAAGGCTGCGATCGGCTTCGGCTCGTCGCGCCGCACGGGGGACGACATCGAGGCGATCAATCGGCTCTTCACGCCGGAATTCCGGAACCGTCTCGACGCGATCATCCCGTTCGGGCCGCTGCCGACGCCGGTCATCCACGAGGTGGTGCAGAAGTTCGTCATGCAACTCGAGGCTCAGCTTTCCGAGCGGGGCGTCACTTTCGAACTGGAGCCGGAGGCGATCGCCTGGCTGGCAGACAAGGGCTACGACGAACAGATGGGCGCGCGGCCGCTCGGCCGGGTGATCCAGGAGTATGTGAAGAAGCCGCTGGCGGACGAGGTGCTCTTCGGCAAGCTGAAGCGCGGCGGCATTGTGAAGGTGTCGGTCCTGGACGGCGAGGATGGGCGCAAGCTGCATCTGGAGTCGATCGCGGACGAGTCGCCAGCACGTCCGCGAAAAGGCGATGGCGCGCGCCGCCGCTCGAAGGCGCAGGAGAACGAGGCTGACGGTGACGAGGATGCGGAAGGCGCGGGCGCGCCGGCCGCGGGTGAGGGCGACCTTGCGCTGATGGAGCCCAAGACGAAGGGCTCGAAGCGCTCGGGTACGGTGCCGAAAATCCCTCGTAAGTCGTCCTGA
- a CDS encoding AzlC family ABC transporter permease gives MDARVDERQLSSAEWFRVGARGILSAPAMILTLSMVGFAGLARDAGVTWLHASFMTATIWALPAKIIVLGAIAAGASLPAAALAVALSSVRLMPMVVALFPEIRGPKTRTGTLLFLSHFVAVTCWVFAMERIGNVPREHRTAFFAGFSVTLTSLNVIVVAVTFNLMGQLPALATGALAFLTPIYFLLSLFGTARETSGKLGLLTGMVLIPPANYFFPSFDILIAGILGGILAFLGGRIVDARRAGR, from the coding sequence ATGGATGCCCGCGTGGATGAGCGCCAGCTTTCGAGCGCAGAATGGTTTCGCGTCGGGGCGCGGGGCATCCTCAGTGCGCCAGCGATGATCCTGACGCTATCGATGGTCGGTTTCGCCGGTTTGGCTCGCGACGCCGGCGTCACTTGGCTCCACGCTTCCTTCATGACGGCGACGATCTGGGCGCTGCCGGCGAAGATCATCGTGCTCGGCGCGATAGCCGCCGGTGCTTCGCTTCCGGCCGCGGCGCTGGCCGTCGCGCTATCGTCGGTGCGGCTGATGCCGATGGTCGTCGCGCTGTTCCCGGAGATACGTGGGCCCAAGACACGCACTGGCACGCTTCTCTTTCTCTCGCACTTCGTCGCGGTCACCTGCTGGGTCTTCGCAATGGAGCGGATCGGCAACGTTCCGCGCGAGCATCGCACGGCGTTCTTTGCCGGCTTCTCGGTCACGCTGACGAGCCTCAACGTCATCGTCGTCGCCGTTACCTTCAACCTGATGGGGCAACTCCCGGCGCTGGCGACAGGGGCGCTCGCGTTTCTGACGCCGATCTACTTCCTGCTCTCGCTCTTCGGCACGGCCAGGGAGACCTCCGGCAAGCTCGGTCTTCTGACCGGCATGGTGCTGATTCCCCCTGCGAACTACTTCTTCCCCTCCTTCGACATCCTCATCGCCGGCATCCTCGGCGGTATCCTCGCCTTCCTCGGCGGGCGGATCGTCGATGCGCGGAGGGCAGGCCGGTGA
- a CDS encoding AzlD domain-containing protein, with protein MSEITFDWLPYWWWPFLFILLAGWLPTDLWRYLGVISSGTISDKSVAIQLVRAIATALVAAVIARLVLYPTGSLALIPDAARIGAMVGGFLAYFLIARSIVLGIVVAEIILLAGAWWVGLL; from the coding sequence GTGAGCGAAATCACCTTCGACTGGCTCCCCTACTGGTGGTGGCCCTTCTTGTTCATACTGCTTGCCGGCTGGTTGCCGACGGATCTGTGGCGCTACCTCGGCGTCATCTCATCGGGGACGATTTCCGACAAGTCTGTCGCGATCCAGCTCGTGCGTGCCATCGCCACCGCGCTCGTCGCCGCCGTCATTGCGCGCCTCGTCCTGTATCCGACGGGCTCGCTCGCCTTGATCCCGGACGCCGCGCGGATCGGCGCGATGGTCGGCGGCTTCCTCGCCTACTTCTTGATCGCGCGGTCGATCGTGCTGGGCATCGTTGTTGCCGAGATCATCCTGCTTGCGGGCGCGTGGTGGGTCGGGCTCTTGTAG
- a CDS encoding CDP-alcohol phosphatidyltransferase family protein, with translation MGEGDASARRPLASRGTRWAQGLARALLRTSITPNAISASGVVFAAIGGLAFAFAPATPMLFLLAALMVQLRLLCNLLDGMVAVEGGRGSPTGALFNEVPDRFEDAFLLIGFGYASPWPELGYVAALFAVLTAYLRAFGASLGFGQDYRGPMAKPQRMAALTLGGVLAFVEALALGSSHITTIVLAVVILGAIWTVWRRMSRIAARLEDDA, from the coding sequence ATGGGCGAGGGGGACGCATCGGCGCGCCGGCCGCTGGCATCGCGCGGAACGCGCTGGGCGCAGGGCCTCGCCCGTGCGCTGCTGAGGACGTCGATCACGCCCAATGCGATCTCGGCGTCGGGCGTTGTCTTCGCAGCGATCGGTGGGCTCGCATTCGCCTTCGCGCCGGCGACACCGATGCTCTTCCTTCTGGCGGCGCTTATGGTGCAGCTTCGGCTGCTCTGCAATCTCCTCGACGGTATGGTCGCCGTCGAAGGGGGGCGCGGCTCGCCGACGGGCGCTCTCTTCAACGAGGTGCCGGACCGGTTCGAGGACGCCTTCCTCCTTATCGGCTTCGGCTACGCCAGTCCTTGGCCAGAACTCGGCTATGTCGCCGCGCTCTTTGCGGTCCTGACCGCCTACCTGCGCGCTTTCGGTGCGTCGCTCGGCTTTGGCCAAGACTATCGTGGCCCGATGGCCAAGCCGCAACGGATGGCCGCGCTGACGCTCGGCGGTGTGCTTGCCTTCGTCGAAGCATTGGCCCTTGGATCGTCCCACATAACCACGATCGTGCTCGCCGTCGTCATCCTTGGTGCGATCTGGACAGTCTGGCGCCGTATGTCGCGCATCGCCGCGCGCCTCGAGGATGACGCATGA
- a CDS encoding lysophospholipid acyltransferase family protein: MIDHLLIGLTRFLVGGRPEWIGTKPSIRQRIYFANHGSHLDTVLLWAALPKPLRATTHPVAAADYWGKDRIRRAISIGLLNSVLVDRAGSAAGSDPLAPLEAELQRGHSLVIFPEGTRGAERLPGPFKSGLYRLATRFPDAELVPVYLGNLSRAFPRGAYLPVPISCHVRFGAPMQLEEAEGKEAFLERARGAIVALAEAQA; encoded by the coding sequence ATGATCGACCATCTCCTGATCGGCCTGACGCGTTTCCTCGTCGGCGGCCGGCCCGAGTGGATCGGCACGAAGCCCTCGATCCGCCAGCGCATCTACTTCGCCAATCACGGCAGCCATCTCGACACGGTGCTTCTCTGGGCTGCCCTGCCGAAACCGCTGCGCGCGACCACACATCCCGTCGCCGCGGCCGACTACTGGGGCAAGGACCGCATACGCCGTGCGATCTCGATCGGGCTCCTCAACTCGGTTCTCGTCGACCGCGCAGGCAGCGCAGCCGGAAGCGATCCGCTCGCCCCGCTCGAGGCGGAACTACAACGCGGGCATTCGCTGGTGATCTTTCCGGAAGGAACGCGCGGCGCGGAGCGGTTGCCGGGCCCGTTCAAGTCCGGCCTCTACAGGCTCGCGACACGCTTTCCTGACGCCGAACTCGTGCCGGTCTACCTTGGTAATCTGTCCCGCGCCTTCCCGCGCGGGGCCTATCTGCCCGTCCCCATCTCCTGCCATGTGCGCTTCGGCGCTCCCATGCAACTCGAGGAGGCGGAGGGGAAGGAAGCATTTCTCGAACGAGCACGCGGTGCGATCGTCGCACTGGCGGAGGCTCAGGCATGA
- a CDS encoding phosphatidate cytidylyltransferase has product MTQTLLTLFLGLVVILGTASIVGRILGRRAQSPESSATIDNLNARIRSWWLMVAVFAVAFAFGKGVTLVLFALTSFYCLREFISLTPTRPADHAALAVAFYVFLPLQYVLIGIDWQSLFSIAIPVYAFLLLPVLAVLKHETGEFLMRTAKVQWALMLTVYCISHAPALLLLRIPGFEGGGFLLLFFLVAIVQASDVLQYIFGKLFGRHKIAPVVSPNKTWEGFVGGGATATLLGAALYWITPFSPLQAAGMALAIVLAGFCGGLVLSAVKRSLGAKDWGRMIEGHGGALDRMDSVTYAAPLFFHLTNYYFVP; this is encoded by the coding sequence ATGACCCAGACCCTGCTCACGCTCTTCCTCGGCCTCGTTGTCATACTCGGCACGGCCTCGATCGTCGGCCGCATTCTCGGGCGGCGCGCGCAGAGCCCGGAGAGCTCTGCGACGATCGACAATCTCAATGCGCGCATCCGCTCATGGTGGCTGATGGTCGCCGTCTTCGCGGTCGCGTTCGCTTTCGGAAAGGGCGTGACGCTCGTCCTCTTCGCGCTGACGTCCTTCTACTGCCTGCGCGAATTCATCTCGCTAACGCCGACGCGCCCGGCCGACCATGCGGCGCTGGCCGTCGCCTTCTACGTGTTCCTCCCGCTGCAATACGTGCTGATCGGCATTGACTGGCAGTCGCTTTTCTCGATCGCAATCCCGGTCTACGCCTTCCTGCTCTTGCCGGTGCTCGCTGTTCTCAAGCACGAGACCGGCGAATTCCTGATGCGCACCGCCAAGGTTCAGTGGGCCCTGATGCTGACGGTCTATTGCATCAGCCACGCGCCGGCGCTGCTGCTCCTGCGCATTCCCGGCTTCGAGGGCGGCGGCTTCCTGCTGCTGTTCTTCCTCGTCGCGATCGTGCAGGCGAGCGACGTCCTGCAATACATCTTCGGCAAGCTCTTCGGACGCCACAAAATCGCGCCCGTCGTCAGCCCCAACAAGACGTGGGAAGGCTTCGTCGGTGGCGGCGCGACGGCGACGCTTCTCGGCGCCGCGCTCTACTGGATCACGCCGTTCTCGCCGCTGCAGGCGGCGGGGATGGCGCTGGCGATCGTCCTGGCCGGCTTCTGCGGCGGGCTCGTCCTGTCGGCCGTCAAGCGTTCGCTCGGTGCCAAGGACTGGGGTCGGATGATCGAGGGGCATGGAGGCGCCCTTGATCGCATGGATTCAGTGACTTATGCCGCCCCGCTCTTCTTCCACCTCACCAATTACTACTTCGTGCCCTGA
- a CDS encoding HIT family protein, producing the protein MTYDDANIFAKILKGEIPSAKLFETDDVLAIMDAMPQTKGHCLVIPKAPSRNLLDASDETLSRVMPQVAKLARAAKAAFSADGVVIAQFNEAPAGQTIFHLHFHVIPRYEGEEPAIHARDMADPAILAEHAALIREKL; encoded by the coding sequence ATGACCTACGACGACGCCAATATCTTCGCCAAGATCCTGAAGGGCGAAATTCCGAGCGCGAAGCTCTTCGAGACGGACGATGTGCTGGCGATCATGGATGCGATGCCGCAGACGAAAGGTCACTGCCTCGTCATTCCGAAAGCGCCCTCTCGCAACCTCCTGGACGCGAGCGACGAGACCCTTTCGCGCGTGATGCCGCAGGTCGCCAAGCTCGCCCGCGCGGCGAAGGCCGCGTTCTCGGCCGACGGTGTCGTGATCGCGCAGTTCAACGAGGCACCCGCCGGGCAGACCATCTTCCACCTGCACTTCCACGTCATCCCGCGTTACGAGGGCGAGGAGCCGGCCATCCACGCGCGCGACATGGCCGACCCCGCCATTCTCGCCGAGCACGCGGCCCTCATCCGCGAAAAGCTCTGA